In Papaver somniferum cultivar HN1 chromosome 1, ASM357369v1, whole genome shotgun sequence, a genomic segment contains:
- the LOC113273075 gene encoding uncharacterized protein LOC113273075, which produces MVEKVFANWIHTTLEVYVDDMLVKSKKVEDHVDHLREIFEQMRQFNIKINPEKCIFGVASGKFLGYIVSKEGIEVDPEKVQVVHDMPLPTTVKDIKYEILSSPKSQVIADFLAEFSLEEDASVEEIMDRRWEILVDGSSNGEGNGVGIVFISPAGPRMACSFRLEFASTNNETEYEAVVHALRLAIEMKLDNVRITSDSQLVILQIEGTYNTNEPSLQKYNKLFAQLSSQIPKIN; this is translated from the exons atggtagagaaggtattTGCAAATTGGATACATACAACATTGgaggtctatgtagatgatatgttgGTGAAGAGTAAAAAAGTTGAAGATCATGTTGACCACTTGAGAGAAATCTTTGAACAGATGCGGCAATTCAACATCAAGATAAATCCGGAAAAGTGTATTTTTGGAGTCGCATCGGGCAAATTTTTAGGTTATATTGTATCTAAGGAAGGAATAGAAGTcgatccagaaaaggtacaagtgGTTCATGACATGCCATTACCCACAACTGTGAAAGAT atcaagtatgaaatattatcttcaccaaaatcgcaAGTCAtagcggatttcttggcagagttCTCATTAGAAGAAGATGCAAGTGTAGAAGAAATCATGGATCGTAGGTGGGAGATATTGgtggatggatcatcaaatggagaaggcaatggagtcgGAATAGTTTTCATCTCACCAGCAGGACCAAGAATGGCTTGCTCATTCAGGTTGGAATTTGCGTCCACcaataatgaaactgaatatgaagcggTGGTGCACGCGTTACGGTTGGCAATTGAAATGAAGTTAGACAATGTGCGAATAACTAGCGACTCACAATTGGTTATTCTCCAAATAGAAGGAACATATAACACGAATGAGCCATCTCTACAGAAATATAACAAGCTTTTCGCACAGCTATCTTCCcagattccaaaaataaattga
- the LOC113319788 gene encoding inositol 1,3,4-trisphosphate 5/6-kinase 4-like, producing MGGSSGFIRGVLLDESLLFAEDNNGNTFFQSGSESLLSRLQYSNLHTGISYQASVSPQKVIFLKEMAMLYSLDCFMLDTSALDASVSEILQAWGDIGGSCLYVASSKDDDLFLKLHGHGWLTVAKRKESGDGMEDSEVMLINKLEELPLTLCRLSRKVTGNNVVRVGYVMKASREADFAKRGAFPMNPTQNGLMFIPLTFDLPLEPQVHEVDVVFHKATDEITNIELTGSSEYFNGISFSKGMQELKRYCEDHPDCCVIDPLDKIYPVVDRLMIQKLLAGLEELKTSGDCRIRAPHFLKVDSFNEPNMMERLSEAELLLPSIVKPQVACGVADAHNMAIVFRTDDFLDLAVPLPAVIQEYVDHSAVLFKFYVLGDKVFHAVKNSTPNSDVFLSSFEKDGLKPLSFNSLKSLPTAKGQIEASGLSSADSTSLDLELVTDAAHWLRKKLDLTIFGFDVVIQEGTRDHVIVDVNYLPSFKEVPTDVAIPAFWDAIKGAYESRRRHN from the exons ATGGGTGGTAGTAGTGGGTTTATACGAGGAGTTCTACTCGATGAATCACTTTTGTTTGCTGAAGATAACAATGGAAATACTTTTTTTCAATCTGGTTCTGAATCTCTTCTCAGCAGACTCCAATACTCAAATCTCCATACG GGAATTTCCTATCAAGCGAGTGTTTCACCTCAAAAG GTTATCTTCCTCAAGGAGATGGCAATGCTATACTCTCTGGATTGCTTCATGCTTGACACTTCTGCATTAGATGCATCTGTAAGTGAAATTTTGCAAGCTTGGGGAGACATTGGAGGGAGTTGTTTATATGTAGCTTCAAGTAAAGATGATGACCTCTTTCTGAAACTACATGGTCATGGATGGCTGACTGTTGCTAAAC GTAAGGAGAGTGGTGATGGGATGGAGGATTCAGAAGTCATGCTTATTAACAAGCTGGAAGAGTTACCTCTTACACTATGCCGTCTGAGTAGAAAG GTTACAGGTAATAATGTTGTAAGAGTTGGTTATGTAATGAAAGCTTCTCGAGAAGCAGATTTTGCCAAG AGAGGGGCGTTCCCCATGAATCCTACTCAGAACGGGCTGATGTTTATTCCTCTCACCTTCGATCTCCCACTGGAACCTCAAGTGCACGAAGTTGATGTCGTTTTCCATAAAGCAACTGACGAAATTACCAACATTGAACTGACAGGTTCTTCAGAGTATTTTAATGGAATTTCTTTCTCCAAAGGCATGCAGGAATTGAAACG GTATTGCGAAGATCACCCAGATTGTTGTGTGATAGACCCACTTGATAAAATCTATCCTGTAGTTGACAGATTAATGATCCAGAAACTTTTAGCTGGATTGGAGGAACTCAAAACAAGTGGTGACTGCAGAATTCGAGCCCCACACTTTCTAAAG GTGGATAGTTTTAATGAACCTAATATGATGGAGAGGCTATCCGAAGCTGAATTACTTCTTCCTAGTATTGTGAAGCCTCAAGTTGCTTGCGGAGTTGCTGATGCCCACAACATG gctattgtttttaggactGACGACTTTCTGGACTTGGCAGTTCCCCTTCCAGCTGTTATTCAG GAGTACGTAGATCATTCAGCTGTGCTTTTTAAATTTTATGTTCTGGGGGACAAGGTTTTCCATGCTGTCAAAAACTCAACACCAAACTCCGATGTCTTCTTGTCATCATTTGAGAAGGATGGGCTCAAACCGCTCTCCTTCAACAG CTTAAAATCGCTGCCCACAGCCAAAGGTCAGATTGAAGCTTCAGGCCTCTCCAGCGCCGACAGTACGTCTCTTGATCTGGAATTAGTGACAGATGCAGCACACTGGCTTAGAAAAAAGCTGGATCTTACCATCTTCGGTTTTGATGTTGTT ATTCAAGAAGGCACTAGAGACCATGTTATTGTGGACGTAAACTATCTCCCATCGTTTAAAGAAGTACCTACAGATGTTGCTATACCTGCATTTTGGGATGCTATCAAGGGAGCCTATGAATCAAGAAGGCGTCATAACTAG